A part of Aegilops tauschii subsp. strangulata cultivar AL8/78 chromosome 2, Aet v6.0, whole genome shotgun sequence genomic DNA contains:
- the LOC109783645 gene encoding uncharacterized protein: MAVASHPLLSCSFSVASPNHPILRLLRRPLKSSTSKCFLHSPRRRHQPVARQPDDDEHDGEEDMWSPATSPPRAHLVDTLDDEKGGHGWGPPNGDGAEEGEQLQEYEVGEWDPPASPSRAQAQEQHRQDEEEEEEEEEDGGDCPWLDPSYLRSQEGASTNTTAAMEEILAFARSPVAADGPGLAGFLAGYSRGALGEDECVELMRRMGEERLALGCLHLFRWMRALEERPISLSPQAWLVALVVLGRARMADEILEILGSLPPERGFREAVLYNAAMSGVAYCGRYDDAWKIFESMEKNNVQPDHITSSIMLMVMKRRKASAKDSWESFQRMNRKGVKWSLGVSASLIKIFCDEGLKKEALIFQSEMEKRGILSNTSIYNAIMNVYCKCSQIEEAEGLFAEMKDKGLKPTRVTYNILMDAYSRRLQPEVVESLLLEMHDLGFQPNARSYSCLISAYGRQKKMSEKAEYAFLRMKKGGIKPTSSSYTSLICAYAVSGQHEKAHTAYFDMKREGLKPSLETYTALLDMFRRAGNIEKLMETWKSMTDEKVGCTRVTFHMVLDGLAKHGLYVQARDVICEFGNIGLPPTVMTYNILMNAYAKGGQHYKLPQLLKEMSTLELKPDSVTYSTMIYAYARVRDFSRAFYYHKQMVRNGQLPDAKSYRKLLNTLDVKSARENIKDKSAIAGVVKGKSSLKHRKEKKDEFWKNSKKRSMTQVNGYQRKRFL, encoded by the exons ATGGCTGTGGCATCTCATCCGCTGCTCTCTTGCTCCTTCTCCGTCGCCTCCCCGAACCATCCAATCCTTCGACTCCTTCGCCGCCCTCTGAAATCCTCCACCTCCAAATGCTTCCTCCATTCCCCGCGGCGGCGTCACCAACCAGTCGCCCGCCAGCCAGACGACGACGAGCATGACGGAGAAGAGGATATGTGGAGCCCGGCTACCAGCCCCCCGAGAGCCCACCTCGTCGACACCTTGGATGACGAAAAGGGCGGCCATGGATGGGGTCCACCCAATGGCGACGGCGCAGAGGAGGGAGAGCAGCTCCAAGAATACGAGGTGGGTGAGTGGGATCCACCTGCCAGCCCGTCCCGAGCGCAGGCCCAGGAACAGCATCGAcaagatgaggaggaggaagaggaagaagaagaagacggcgGGGACTGCCCGTGGCTGGACCCGAGCTACTTGCGAAGTCAAGAAGGGGCAAGCACCAACACCACTGCGGCTATGGAGGAAATTCTCGCCTTTGCGAGGAGTCCAGTGGCGGCGGACGGCCCTGGGCTCGCTGGGTTCTTGGCTGGTTACAGCCGCGGTGCACTCGGCGAGGACGAGTGCGTGGAGTTGATGAGGAGGATGGGTGAGGAGCGCCTGGCGTTGGGGTGCCTCCACTTGTTCCGGTGGATGCGGGCGCTTGAGGAGCGGCCGATTTCGTTGTCGCCGCAGGCATGGTTGGTGGCTCTCGTGGTGCTTGGACGGGCACGGATGGCTGATGAAATCTTGGAGATTCTGGGAAGTCTGCCGCCGGAGAGGGGATTTCGTGAGGCGGTTCTGTACAATGCTGCAATGTCTGGTGTTGCCTACTGTGGAAG ATATGATGATGCCTGGAAAATATTTGAGAGTATGGAGAAGAACAATGTCCAACCTGACCACATAACATCCTCaatcatgttaatggtaatgaagAGGCGCAAAGCATCAGCCAAGGATTCATGGGAGTCCTTCCAACGAATGAACAGAAAAGGTGTCAAGTGGAGCTTGGGTGTCTCTGCTTCTCTAATTAAGATATTTTGTGATGAGGGGCTGAAGAAAGAAGCACTTATCTTCCAATCAGAAATGGAGAAGAGAGGAATTCTGTCAAACACGAGCATTTATAACGCAATAATGAATGTATATTGCAAATGCAGTCAAATTGAAGAAGCTGAGGGCCTCTTTGCTGAGATGAAAGACAAAGGCTTAAAACCAACAAGGGTGACTTATAATATCCTTATGGATGCTTACAGTAGAAGATTGCAGCCAGAAGTTGTTGAATCGTTACTTCTGGAAATGCACGATTTGGGATTTCAGCCAAATGCTAGGTCATACAGCTGCCTCATAAGTGCCTATGGGCGGCAGAAAAAAATGAGCGAAAAGGCTGAATATGCTTTCCTGAGGATGAAGAAAGGTGGCATCAAGCCAACATCTTCTTCGTACACATCACTGATTTGTGCATATGCAGTGAGTGGACAGCATGAAAAAGCCCACACTGCATATTTCGATATGAAAAGAGAAGGGCTTAAACCTTCCTTAGAAACATATACAGCTTTGCTTGACATGTTTAGGAGGGCTGGTAACATAGAGAAGTTAATGGAGACATGGAAATCAATGACCGATGAAAAGGTTGGATGCACTAGAGTCACATTTCACATGGTACTTGATGGTTTGGCGAAACATGGGTTGTATGTTCAGGCAAGAGATGTAATATGTGAGTTTGGAAACATAGGTTTACCTCCTACGGTGATGACCTACAACATATTGATGAATGCTTATGCAAAGGGAGGACAGCATTACAAATTGCCCCAACTCCTGAAAGAGATGTCTACTCTGGAACTAAAACCAGATTCAGTTACATATTCTACAATGATATACGCATATGCTCGCGTCCGCGACTTTTCGAGAGCATTCTATTACCACAAGCAGATGGTTCGAAATGGACAACTGCCTGATGCTAAGTCATACAGAAAGCTGTTGAATACCTTGGATGTGAAATCTGCAAGGGAAAACATAAAGGATAAGAGTGCCATTGCAGGAGTTGTAAAAGGAAAATCTAGCTTAAAACATAGGAAGGAAAAGAAGGATGAATTTTGGAAGAACAGTAAAAAGAGGTCTATGACCCAAGTTAATGGATACCAGAGAAAAAGATTTTTGTGA